The Edaphobacter sp. 12200R-103 genome contains a region encoding:
- a CDS encoding cupin domain-containing protein translates to MSGDIGRSCLAAFFALPLLAAASMVGQQQAASTPGDIEHRIARGDSTKYSHLKAVHDGAGSMDFRVMLGTDAVEPNLIFFHRGVIMPHSGIGQHFHNKCEEMFVILDGEAQFTIDGRTSLIKGPAGVPDRLGHSHGIYNPTDQPLQWLNINVGLNKVYDTFNLGDSLEHQHLDSVPQFVSFRLDRSLLKPVNAMDGGSGTVRYRRALQPTVFFTTWSYIDHLLIPPGASVGTRSLPDFAEVYYVVGGEGSVSLGSEKAQIRKDDVVPVRLNEARSIQNTGSTPLEFLIVGVAKDMAAKDALMARPPARPR, encoded by the coding sequence ATGTCTGGAGATATCGGTCGTAGTTGTTTGGCGGCGTTCTTTGCACTTCCTCTGCTGGCGGCCGCGTCAATGGTGGGGCAGCAACAGGCAGCCTCTACACCGGGTGACATCGAACACCGTATTGCACGCGGTGATAGTACCAAATACAGCCATTTGAAAGCGGTACACGATGGTGCAGGTTCCATGGACTTTCGTGTCATGTTGGGGACTGATGCTGTAGAGCCGAACCTGATTTTCTTTCATCGCGGGGTCATCATGCCCCACAGCGGAATCGGCCAACACTTTCACAATAAGTGCGAGGAGATGTTCGTTATTCTCGATGGTGAAGCGCAGTTCACCATCGATGGCCGCACCTCGCTAATTAAAGGGCCCGCAGGCGTTCCTGACCGGCTAGGACACTCCCACGGTATTTACAATCCAACGGACCAACCGCTTCAATGGCTCAACATTAATGTGGGCCTGAACAAGGTCTACGACACCTTTAATCTGGGCGATTCTCTGGAGCATCAGCATCTTGATTCTGTTCCGCAGTTTGTAAGCTTTCGTCTGGACAGAAGCTTGCTGAAACCTGTGAACGCGATGGATGGTGGCTCAGGCACAGTGCGATATCGTCGGGCGCTGCAACCCACCGTTTTCTTTACAACATGGTCCTACATCGATCATCTTCTGATCCCACCGGGGGCATCTGTTGGGACGCGTTCATTGCCGGATTTCGCCGAGGTCTATTACGTAGTCGGTGGAGAGGGTTCAGTTTCGCTCGGCTCCGAGAAGGCACAGATTCGCAAAGACGATGTGGTCCCTGTACGGCTGAACGAGGCTCGTTCTATTCAGAATACTGGGAGCACTCCGCTGGAGTTTCTTATCGTTGGCGTGGCGAAAGACATGGCGGCTAAAGACGCATTGATGGCACGTCCTCCGGCAAGACCGCGCTAA
- a CDS encoding SMP-30/gluconolactonase/LRE family protein, protein MQRRASANSAVTQGISILRNDPAFDDVIAPGTVIEKVASGFQFTEGPLWRQGRLWFSDLVGNRMYAVTPDGKVDLLIEHSGGLQNIAPNSFKGSNAMVADRDGGVLMCQHGVRRIVRLDKNLHQTIFLDRWEGKRFNSPNDIVFAPDGALWFTDPPFGLDKQDEDSAKEIPFNGVYRYADGKLTAAIKDLTNPNGIGFSPDGKFLYVANSGPKMFVNKYEVKSAGTLGRPSTLISYPDQPNNEVPDGLKVDSSGNIWTSGPGGIRIVTPRGKVLGQIKLPEVAANLAWAEDGYTLYITASSSIYRLKVSIAGQMPLFSR, encoded by the coding sequence ATGCAGAGAAGGGCTTCGGCAAATTCGGCGGTGACGCAGGGGATCAGCATTCTCCGCAACGATCCTGCTTTTGATGATGTGATTGCACCAGGGACGGTGATTGAAAAAGTTGCGAGCGGCTTTCAGTTTACCGAAGGGCCTCTTTGGCGCCAAGGACGCTTATGGTTCTCAGATCTTGTTGGTAATCGCATGTACGCTGTCACTCCTGATGGCAAGGTGGATCTACTGATCGAACACTCTGGTGGGCTCCAAAATATCGCGCCTAACTCATTCAAGGGGTCGAATGCGATGGTAGCTGATAGAGACGGTGGTGTCCTGATGTGTCAACATGGAGTCCGCCGAATTGTCCGCCTCGACAAAAATCTTCACCAAACGATATTCCTCGATCGATGGGAGGGAAAGCGTTTCAACAGCCCCAATGATATAGTTTTTGCTCCCGATGGAGCACTCTGGTTTACCGATCCGCCTTTCGGCCTGGATAAGCAGGACGAGGACTCCGCAAAGGAAATACCGTTCAACGGGGTATACAGGTATGCGGATGGCAAGTTGACGGCTGCGATCAAAGACCTGACTAATCCGAACGGAATCGGTTTTTCTCCAGACGGCAAATTCCTTTATGTGGCCAATTCAGGTCCGAAGATGTTTGTTAATAAATACGAAGTAAAGAGCGCCGGAACCTTGGGCAGGCCTTCCACTTTGATCTCTTATCCCGATCAACCGAACAATGAGGTTCCCGACGGTCTTAAGGTGGATTCTTCAGGCAACATATGGACAAGCGGGCCTGGGGGTATTCGCATAGTCACGCCGAGAGGCAAAGTGCTTGGGCAGATCAAACTGCCCGAAGTTGCAGCGAACCTCGCCTGGGCCGAGGACGGATATACGCTTTATATCACCGCAAGTAGCAGTATCTATCGCTTGAAGGTGTCTATCGCTGGCCAGATGCCGCTTTTTTCACGCTAA
- a CDS encoding lactonase family protein, translating to MMRAAKKRIGNWIYVGSTAVGEGEGIHVGEWDASDGTIGNLRLAYACIQPSFQVTAHTPSGKLLLSGHQPQQDKAALSSFRVMPNGNLTLINTVELEDQPESFIQIVLDKTHRALVSASYRTSKVRSFKVSADGHLSDAVSEFTLRGSGPNVRRQTTAHAHGAVVSPDNRFALVNDLGSDKIMVYKLDPATAKLTPNDPPFYQAKPGSGPRHTTFHPSGRWAYSINELDSTITTMSWNARTGVLTSTGSTPTTEPGVDISRNRAGEVIFDSAGKFLYGCNRGAAEEILVYKVSSDGQLSLVSRTPLGGKEARHYAISPDGGYLVVAEQATNFASVFRRDQVSGALTPTGKKYPVNKASSISFA from the coding sequence ATGATGAGAGCGGCTAAGAAACGGATTGGAAACTGGATCTACGTTGGATCGACAGCGGTCGGTGAGGGCGAAGGAATTCATGTCGGAGAATGGGACGCCTCGGATGGAACGATCGGCAACCTTCGACTCGCTTACGCGTGTATCCAACCCAGCTTTCAGGTAACAGCTCATACACCGAGTGGAAAATTGTTACTCTCCGGCCACCAGCCGCAGCAGGATAAAGCTGCCTTGAGTTCATTTCGAGTGATGCCGAATGGCAACCTGACGCTGATCAATACAGTGGAACTTGAGGATCAACCAGAGAGCTTTATTCAGATCGTGCTGGATAAGACTCACCGTGCGCTTGTATCAGCGAGTTATCGTACCAGCAAAGTCAGATCGTTTAAAGTGAGTGCCGATGGCCACCTCTCAGATGCAGTTTCTGAGTTCACTTTGAGAGGCTCCGGGCCGAATGTGCGACGCCAGACTACGGCTCATGCTCACGGCGCGGTAGTCTCGCCGGACAACAGGTTCGCGTTGGTAAATGATCTTGGCTCAGACAAGATCATGGTCTATAAGCTGGATCCTGCTACAGCAAAGCTCACTCCGAATGATCCACCCTTTTATCAAGCGAAGCCGGGATCTGGCCCAAGGCATACGACCTTTCACCCGAGTGGACGATGGGCATATTCCATCAATGAACTGGACTCCACGATCACGACGATGTCATGGAATGCGAGGACAGGTGTACTAACTTCTACTGGCAGCACGCCGACCACCGAACCAGGAGTTGATATCTCAAGAAATCGTGCGGGAGAGGTGATCTTTGACAGTGCTGGCAAATTTCTTTACGGCTGCAACCGTGGCGCTGCCGAAGAGATCCTGGTCTATAAAGTGAGCAGCGACGGCCAGCTTTCTCTTGTGAGTCGAACTCCGCTGGGAGGAAAAGAAGCTCGCCACTACGCAATCTCTCCGGATGGTGGCTATCTGGTCGTGGCAGAACAGGCGACGAACTTCGCAAGCGTCTTCAGGCGTGATCAGGTCTCCGGTGCTCTGACGCCGACAGGCAAGAAGTATCCGGTGAATAAAGCGTCCTCCATCTCATTTGCATAG